In Calonectris borealis unplaced genomic scaffold, bCalBor7.hap1.2 HAP1_SCAFFOLD_165, whole genome shotgun sequence, the following are encoded in one genomic region:
- the LOC142077160 gene encoding hematopoietic lineage cell-specific protein-like isoform X2, with translation MWKATVGHDVSVKVENQGDDWDTDPDFVNDISEKEQRWGAKTIEGSGRAEHIDIHQLRNKVSEEHEVIKKKELETGPKASYGYGGKFGTERDRMDKCAVGHEYIADVGKHSSQTDAAQGFGGKYGVQRDRADKSALGFEYKGEVEKHSSQKDYSKGFGGRYGVERDKVDKVAVGFDYKSQAEKHISQKDYSVGFGGKFGVQRDRQDKSALGWEHQEEVQPHASQTDYAKGFGGRYGVQKDRVDKSAAGFNEMAAPTSLYEKTRPLETGASSGTSSLRSRFENMAKSAKEESRRQAEEERVRRQARECQAAQQKEIPQREKDDTEAAPATVPARVPRSAARERPVTQGEQETKREDEEAPPTLPPRPADLGEELCKIPSQDQPIYSESLDVGGDYEELPEPSDYCDSTNGGADYEELPAPLGKLDAIYDHGGDGGEDYEEILPEEPSQSQPHLGEMDNVYEVESPGTCAVALYDYQGDGDDEISFDPDDTITHIEMVDEGWWRGQCRGKVGLFPANYVKLLQ, from the exons ATGTGGAAAGCAACCGTGGGACATGACGTGTCAGTGAAGGTTGAGAATCAGGGAGATGACTGGGACACTGACCCTGATTTCGTG AACGACATCTCCGAGAAGGAGCAGCGCTGGGGAGCCAAAACCATCGAGGGATCCGGACGCGCCGAGCACATCGA CATCCATCAGCTGAGGAACAAGGTGTCAGAGGAACATGAGGTCATCAAGAAGAaggagctggagactggcccCAAGGCCTCCTATGGCTATGGGGGCAAATTTGGAACAGAGCGGGACCGAATGGATAAG TGTGCAGTGGGCCACGAGTACATTGCTGATGTTGGGAAGCACTCCTCGCAGACGGATGCagcccagggctttggggggaaGTATGGAGTCCAGCGGGACCGAGCTGACAAG TCAGCACTGGGCTTTGAATACAAGGGTGAGGTGGAGAAACACTCGTCCCAGAAAG ATTACTCCAAGGGCTTTGGTGGCCGTTACGGTGTGGAGAGGGACAAGGTGGACAAAGTGGCAGTGGGATTCGACTACAAGAGCCAAGCAGAGAAGCACATATCTCAGAAAG ACTATTCTGTGGGCTTTGGTGGGAAGTTTGGGGTCCAGAGGGATCGTCAGGACAAGAGTGCCCTTGGCTGGGAGCATCAGGAGGAAGTGCAACCCCATGCATCCCAAACAG ACTATGCCAAGGGGTTTGGAGGCCGTTACGGTGTCCAGAAGGACAGAGTAGACAAG AGTGCTGCTGGCTTTAATGAGATGGCAGCTCCCACCTCCTTGTACGAGAAAACAAGACCACTGGAGACAG GAGCTTCCAGTGGCACCAGCAGCCTGCGGTCACGATTTGAAAACATGGCTAAGTCAGCAAAGGAGGAGAGCagaaggcaggcagaggaggaacgGGTGAGGCGACAGGCTCGGGAGTGCCAGGCAGCTCAGCAGAAG GAAATCCCACAGAGAGAGAAGGACGACACAGAGGCAGCCCCTGCCACCGTGCCAGCAAGGGTGCCCCGGAGTGCTGCCCGAGAGAGGCCTGTGACACAAGGAGAGCAG GAAACAAAAAGGGAGGATGAGGAAGCACCACCCACTTTGCCACCAAGGCCAGCAGACCTGGGCGAAGAGCTGTGCAAGATCCCCAGCCAGGATCAGCCCATCTACAGTGAAAGTTTGGATGTCGGTGGAGACTATGAGGAGCTGCCAGAGCCCTCTGACTACTGTGACAGTACCAATGGAGGTGCTGACTAtgaggagctgccagcacccttGGGAAAGCTGGATGCCATCTATGAccatggaggagatggaggtgagGACTATGAGGAGATCCTTCCTGAGgagcccagccagagccagcccCACCTGG GGGAAATGGACAATGTTTATGAGGTGGAGAGCCCTGGGACCTGTGCAGTGGCTCTCTACGATTACCAAGGAG
- the LOC142077160 gene encoding hematopoietic lineage cell-specific protein-like isoform X3 — translation MWKATVGHDVSVKVENQGDDWDTDPDFVNDISEKEQRWGAKTIEGSGRAEHIDIHQLRNKVSEEHEVIKKKELETGPKASYGYGGKFGTERDRMDKCAVGHEYIADVGKHSSQTDAAQGFGGKYGVQRDRADKSALGFEYKGEVEKHSSQKDYSKGFGGRYGVERDKVDKVAVGFDYKSQAEKHISQKDYSVGFGGKFGVQRDRQDKSALGWEHQEEVQPHASQTDYAKGFGGRYGVQKDRVDKSAAGFNEMAAPTSLYEKTRPLETGASSGTSSLRSRFENMAKSAKEESRRQAEEERVRRQARECQAAQQKQEIPQREKDDTEAAPATVPARVPRSAARERPVTQGEQETKREDEEAPPTLPPRPADLGEELCKIPSQDQPIYSESLDVGGDYEELPEPSDYCDSTNGGADYEELPAPLGKLDAIYDHGGDGGEDYEEILPEEPSQSQPHLDGDDEISFDPDDTITHIEMVDEGWWRGQCRGKVGLFPANYVKLLQ, via the exons ATGTGGAAAGCAACCGTGGGACATGACGTGTCAGTGAAGGTTGAGAATCAGGGAGATGACTGGGACACTGACCCTGATTTCGTG AACGACATCTCCGAGAAGGAGCAGCGCTGGGGAGCCAAAACCATCGAGGGATCCGGACGCGCCGAGCACATCGA CATCCATCAGCTGAGGAACAAGGTGTCAGAGGAACATGAGGTCATCAAGAAGAaggagctggagactggcccCAAGGCCTCCTATGGCTATGGGGGCAAATTTGGAACAGAGCGGGACCGAATGGATAAG TGTGCAGTGGGCCACGAGTACATTGCTGATGTTGGGAAGCACTCCTCGCAGACGGATGCagcccagggctttggggggaaGTATGGAGTCCAGCGGGACCGAGCTGACAAG TCAGCACTGGGCTTTGAATACAAGGGTGAGGTGGAGAAACACTCGTCCCAGAAAG ATTACTCCAAGGGCTTTGGTGGCCGTTACGGTGTGGAGAGGGACAAGGTGGACAAAGTGGCAGTGGGATTCGACTACAAGAGCCAAGCAGAGAAGCACATATCTCAGAAAG ACTATTCTGTGGGCTTTGGTGGGAAGTTTGGGGTCCAGAGGGATCGTCAGGACAAGAGTGCCCTTGGCTGGGAGCATCAGGAGGAAGTGCAACCCCATGCATCCCAAACAG ACTATGCCAAGGGGTTTGGAGGCCGTTACGGTGTCCAGAAGGACAGAGTAGACAAG AGTGCTGCTGGCTTTAATGAGATGGCAGCTCCCACCTCCTTGTACGAGAAAACAAGACCACTGGAGACAG GAGCTTCCAGTGGCACCAGCAGCCTGCGGTCACGATTTGAAAACATGGCTAAGTCAGCAAAGGAGGAGAGCagaaggcaggcagaggaggaacgGGTGAGGCGACAGGCTCGGGAGTGCCAGGCAGCTCAGCAGAAG CAGGAAATCCCACAGAGAGAGAAGGACGACACAGAGGCAGCCCCTGCCACCGTGCCAGCAAGGGTGCCCCGGAGTGCTGCCCGAGAGAGGCCTGTGACACAAGGAGAGCAG GAAACAAAAAGGGAGGATGAGGAAGCACCACCCACTTTGCCACCAAGGCCAGCAGACCTGGGCGAAGAGCTGTGCAAGATCCCCAGCCAGGATCAGCCCATCTACAGTGAAAGTTTGGATGTCGGTGGAGACTATGAGGAGCTGCCAGAGCCCTCTGACTACTGTGACAGTACCAATGGAGGTGCTGACTAtgaggagctgccagcacccttGGGAAAGCTGGATGCCATCTATGAccatggaggagatggaggtgagGACTATGAGGAGATCCTTCCTGAGgagcccagccagagccagcccCACCTGG
- the LOC142077160 gene encoding hematopoietic lineage cell-specific protein-like isoform X1, whose amino-acid sequence MWKATVGHDVSVKVENQGDDWDTDPDFVNDISEKEQRWGAKTIEGSGRAEHIDIHQLRNKVSEEHEVIKKKELETGPKASYGYGGKFGTERDRMDKCAVGHEYIADVGKHSSQTDAAQGFGGKYGVQRDRADKSALGFEYKGEVEKHSSQKDYSKGFGGRYGVERDKVDKVAVGFDYKSQAEKHISQKDYSVGFGGKFGVQRDRQDKSALGWEHQEEVQPHASQTDYAKGFGGRYGVQKDRVDKSAAGFNEMAAPTSLYEKTRPLETGASSGTSSLRSRFENMAKSAKEESRRQAEEERVRRQARECQAAQQKQEIPQREKDDTEAAPATVPARVPRSAARERPVTQGEQETKREDEEAPPTLPPRPADLGEELCKIPSQDQPIYSESLDVGGDYEELPEPSDYCDSTNGGADYEELPAPLGKLDAIYDHGGDGGEDYEEILPEEPSQSQPHLGEMDNVYEVESPGTCAVALYDYQGDGDDEISFDPDDTITHIEMVDEGWWRGQCRGKVGLFPANYVKLLQ is encoded by the exons ATGTGGAAAGCAACCGTGGGACATGACGTGTCAGTGAAGGTTGAGAATCAGGGAGATGACTGGGACACTGACCCTGATTTCGTG AACGACATCTCCGAGAAGGAGCAGCGCTGGGGAGCCAAAACCATCGAGGGATCCGGACGCGCCGAGCACATCGA CATCCATCAGCTGAGGAACAAGGTGTCAGAGGAACATGAGGTCATCAAGAAGAaggagctggagactggcccCAAGGCCTCCTATGGCTATGGGGGCAAATTTGGAACAGAGCGGGACCGAATGGATAAG TGTGCAGTGGGCCACGAGTACATTGCTGATGTTGGGAAGCACTCCTCGCAGACGGATGCagcccagggctttggggggaaGTATGGAGTCCAGCGGGACCGAGCTGACAAG TCAGCACTGGGCTTTGAATACAAGGGTGAGGTGGAGAAACACTCGTCCCAGAAAG ATTACTCCAAGGGCTTTGGTGGCCGTTACGGTGTGGAGAGGGACAAGGTGGACAAAGTGGCAGTGGGATTCGACTACAAGAGCCAAGCAGAGAAGCACATATCTCAGAAAG ACTATTCTGTGGGCTTTGGTGGGAAGTTTGGGGTCCAGAGGGATCGTCAGGACAAGAGTGCCCTTGGCTGGGAGCATCAGGAGGAAGTGCAACCCCATGCATCCCAAACAG ACTATGCCAAGGGGTTTGGAGGCCGTTACGGTGTCCAGAAGGACAGAGTAGACAAG AGTGCTGCTGGCTTTAATGAGATGGCAGCTCCCACCTCCTTGTACGAGAAAACAAGACCACTGGAGACAG GAGCTTCCAGTGGCACCAGCAGCCTGCGGTCACGATTTGAAAACATGGCTAAGTCAGCAAAGGAGGAGAGCagaaggcaggcagaggaggaacgGGTGAGGCGACAGGCTCGGGAGTGCCAGGCAGCTCAGCAGAAG CAGGAAATCCCACAGAGAGAGAAGGACGACACAGAGGCAGCCCCTGCCACCGTGCCAGCAAGGGTGCCCCGGAGTGCTGCCCGAGAGAGGCCTGTGACACAAGGAGAGCAG GAAACAAAAAGGGAGGATGAGGAAGCACCACCCACTTTGCCACCAAGGCCAGCAGACCTGGGCGAAGAGCTGTGCAAGATCCCCAGCCAGGATCAGCCCATCTACAGTGAAAGTTTGGATGTCGGTGGAGACTATGAGGAGCTGCCAGAGCCCTCTGACTACTGTGACAGTACCAATGGAGGTGCTGACTAtgaggagctgccagcacccttGGGAAAGCTGGATGCCATCTATGAccatggaggagatggaggtgagGACTATGAGGAGATCCTTCCTGAGgagcccagccagagccagcccCACCTGG GGGAAATGGACAATGTTTATGAGGTGGAGAGCCCTGGGACCTGTGCAGTGGCTCTCTACGATTACCAAGGAG